A single Actinomadura algeriensis DNA region contains:
- a CDS encoding ATP-binding cassette domain-containing protein produces the protein MTEPAIAATGLRKSFGDKVVLDGVDLRVAKGTIFSLLGPNGAGKTTMVKILSTLISADGGQMRVAGHDPVREPDDVRAAIGVTGQYSAVDNLLTGRENLALMGDLHHLGRAKSRRRADELLERFDLVEAGRKPASTYSGGMRRRLDLAMTLVGDPAVIFLDEPTTGLDPRSRRTMWQAIRELVAGGVTIFLTTQYLEEADQLADRIAVLDHGRLIAEGTAAELKRLIPGGHVLLRFAEPAAVATAVGALPGAALGEDELSLRVPSDGGVRSMRDLFARLDALSIEVEEMSVHTPDLDDVFLTLTGRNEMEPQR, from the coding sequence ATGACGGAACCGGCCATCGCGGCCACCGGCCTGCGCAAGTCGTTCGGCGACAAGGTCGTGCTCGACGGCGTCGACCTGCGGGTCGCCAAGGGGACGATCTTCTCGCTGCTCGGCCCGAACGGGGCCGGGAAGACGACCATGGTGAAGATCCTGTCCACGCTGATCTCCGCGGACGGCGGTCAGATGCGGGTCGCGGGGCACGACCCCGTCCGGGAGCCCGACGACGTGCGCGCCGCGATCGGCGTCACCGGCCAGTACTCGGCGGTGGACAACCTGCTGACCGGCCGGGAGAACCTGGCCCTGATGGGCGACCTGCACCATCTCGGCCGGGCGAAGTCGCGGCGCCGCGCCGACGAGCTGCTCGAGCGGTTCGACCTGGTCGAGGCGGGCCGCAAGCCCGCGAGCACCTACTCCGGCGGGATGCGGCGCAGGCTCGACCTGGCGATGACCCTCGTCGGGGACCCGGCCGTCATCTTCCTGGACGAGCCCACCACCGGGCTGGATCCCCGCAGCCGCCGCACCATGTGGCAGGCCATCCGCGAGCTCGTCGCGGGCGGCGTCACGATCTTCCTCACCACCCAGTACCTGGAAGAAGCCGACCAGCTCGCCGACCGCATCGCGGTCCTCGACCACGGCCGGCTGATCGCCGAGGGCACCGCCGCGGAGCTCAAGCGACTCATTCCCGGCGGTCACGTCCTGCTGCGGTTCGCCGAGCCCGCCGCCGTCGCCACGGCCGTCGGCGCGCTGCCGGGCGCCGCGCTCGGCGAGGACGAACTGTCCCTGCGGGTCCCGAGCGACGGCGGCGTCCGCTCCATGCGGGACCTGTTCGCCCGCCTCGACGCCCTGTCGATCGAGGTCGAGGAGATGTCCGTGCACACCCCCGACCTCGACGACGTTTTCCTCACCCTCACCGGCCGGAACGAAATGGAGCCCCAGCGTTGA